The Zalophus californianus isolate mZalCal1 chromosome X, mZalCal1.pri.v2, whole genome shotgun sequence genome window below encodes:
- the ZNF157 gene encoding zinc finger protein 157 isoform X4, whose protein sequence is MHKDVMLENYSNLASVGLCVAKPEMIFKLERGEELWILEEESSGHGYPGSLSMLCGNSSVGGNAVRHDNDLRHQKIQTLDQAVEYNGYEKVFYKKTDFVGHKRTHTGVKNFGCHECGKTYCRKSNLIEHLRIHTGERPYKCGECAKTFSARSYLIAHQKTHTGEKPFECNECRKSFGRKSQLILHQRTHTGERPYECTECGKTFSEKATLMIHQRTHTGEKPYECSECGKTFRVKISLTQHQRTHTGEKPYECGDCGKNFRAKKSLNQHQRIHTGEKPYKCDECGKFFRMKMTLNNHQRTHTGEKPYQCNECGKSFRVHSSLGIHQRIHTGEKPYECNKCGNAFYVKARLIEHQRMHSGEKPYECSECGKIFSMKKSLCQHQRTHTGEKPYECSECGNAFYVKVRLIEHQRIHTGERPFECQECGKAFCRKAHLTEHQRTHIGRPLPCTMEKASL, encoded by the exons ATGCACAAGGATGTGATGTTGGAGAACTACAGCAACCTGGCATCTGTGG GCCTCTGCGTGGCCAAACCAGAGATGATCTTCAAGTTGGAGCGAGGAGAAGAGCTGTGGATATTAGAGGAGGAATCCTCAGGCCATGGTTACCCAG gatcTCTCTCAATGCTGTGTGGCAACAGTTCTGTTGGGGGTAATGCCGTCAGGCATGATAATGACCTTCGGCATCAGAAGATTCAAACTTTGGATCAAGCTGTTGAATATAATGGATATGAGAAAGTCTTCTACAAGAAAACAGACTTTGTTGGACATAAAAGAACACACACAGGAGTAAAAAACTTTGGATGTCATGAATGTGGGAAAACTTACTGCAGGAAATCAAATCTTATTGAACATCTGAGAATACACACAGGGGAGAGACCTTATAAATGTGGTGAATGTGCAAAGACCTTTAGTGCAAGATCATACCTCATTGCTCATCAGAAAACTCACACAGGGGAGAAACCCTTTGAATGTAATGAATGTAGGAAATCTTTTGGCAGGAAGTCACAACTCATTCTACATCAGagaacacacacaggagagagaCCCTATGAATGTACTGAATGTGGGAAAACCTTTTCTGAGAAGGCAACCCTCATGATtcatcagagaactcacacaggagagaagccctatgaatgtaGTGAATGTGGAAAAACATTTCGAGTTAAGATATCCCTTACCCAACACCAGAGAACTCACACAGGGGAGAAACCATATGAATGTGGTGACTGTGGGAAAAACTTCCGTGCAAAGAAATCCCTAAATCAGCATCAAAGAATTCACACAGGtgagaaaccctataaatgtgaTGAATGTGGGAAATTCTTCAGAATGAAAATGACTCTCAATAAtcatcagagaactcacacaggTGAAAAACCCTATCAatgcaatgaatgtgggaaatctttcaGGGTACACTCATCTCTTGGGATACATCAGCgaattcacacaggagagaaaccttacGAATGTAATAAATGTGGTAATGCCTTTTATGTGAAAGCACGCCTGATAGAACATCAGAGAATGCATTccggagagaaaccctatgaatgtagtGAATGTGGAAAAATCTTCAGTATGAAGAAATCCCTTTGTCAACAccagagaactcacacaggagagaaaccctatgaatgtagtGAATGCGGAAACGCCTTCTATGTCAAAGTACGCCTCATTGAACATCAGCGAATTCACACAGGAGAGAGACCCTTTGAATGTcaagaatgtgggaaagccttttgCCGGA
- the ZNF157 gene encoding zinc finger protein 157 isoform X2, with the protein MPANRKSPQRFPALVPGQSGRSFEEWHRLDPAQRTMHKDVMLENYSNLASVGLCVAKPEMIFKLERGEELWILEEESSGHGYPGSLSMLCGNSSVGGNAVRHDNDLRHQKIQTLDQAVEYNGYEKVFYKKTDFVGHKRTHTGVKNFGCHECGKTYCRKSNLIEHLRIHTGERPYKCGECAKTFSARSYLIAHQKTHTGEKPFECNECRKSFGRKSQLILHQRTHTGERPYECTECGKTFSEKATLMIHQRTHTGEKPYECSECGKTFRVKISLTQHQRTHTGEKPYECGDCGKNFRAKKSLNQHQRIHTGEKPYKCDECGKFFRMKMTLNNHQRTHTGEKPYQCNECGKSFRVHSSLGIHQRIHTGEKPYECNKCGNAFYVKARLIEHQRMHSGEKPYECSECGKIFSMKKSLCQHQRTHTGEKPYECSECGNAFYVKVRLIEHQRIHTGERPFECQECGKAFCRKAHLTEHQRTHIGRPLPCTMEKASL; encoded by the exons GAATGGCACAGACTGGACCCTGCTCAGAGGACCATGCACAAGGATGTGATGTTGGAGAACTACAGCAACCTGGCATCTGTGG GCCTCTGCGTGGCCAAACCAGAGATGATCTTCAAGTTGGAGCGAGGAGAAGAGCTGTGGATATTAGAGGAGGAATCCTCAGGCCATGGTTACCCAG gatcTCTCTCAATGCTGTGTGGCAACAGTTCTGTTGGGGGTAATGCCGTCAGGCATGATAATGACCTTCGGCATCAGAAGATTCAAACTTTGGATCAAGCTGTTGAATATAATGGATATGAGAAAGTCTTCTACAAGAAAACAGACTTTGTTGGACATAAAAGAACACACACAGGAGTAAAAAACTTTGGATGTCATGAATGTGGGAAAACTTACTGCAGGAAATCAAATCTTATTGAACATCTGAGAATACACACAGGGGAGAGACCTTATAAATGTGGTGAATGTGCAAAGACCTTTAGTGCAAGATCATACCTCATTGCTCATCAGAAAACTCACACAGGGGAGAAACCCTTTGAATGTAATGAATGTAGGAAATCTTTTGGCAGGAAGTCACAACTCATTCTACATCAGagaacacacacaggagagagaCCCTATGAATGTACTGAATGTGGGAAAACCTTTTCTGAGAAGGCAACCCTCATGATtcatcagagaactcacacaggagagaagccctatgaatgtaGTGAATGTGGAAAAACATTTCGAGTTAAGATATCCCTTACCCAACACCAGAGAACTCACACAGGGGAGAAACCATATGAATGTGGTGACTGTGGGAAAAACTTCCGTGCAAAGAAATCCCTAAATCAGCATCAAAGAATTCACACAGGtgagaaaccctataaatgtgaTGAATGTGGGAAATTCTTCAGAATGAAAATGACTCTCAATAAtcatcagagaactcacacaggTGAAAAACCCTATCAatgcaatgaatgtgggaaatctttcaGGGTACACTCATCTCTTGGGATACATCAGCgaattcacacaggagagaaaccttacGAATGTAATAAATGTGGTAATGCCTTTTATGTGAAAGCACGCCTGATAGAACATCAGAGAATGCATTccggagagaaaccctatgaatgtagtGAATGTGGAAAAATCTTCAGTATGAAGAAATCCCTTTGTCAACAccagagaactcacacaggagagaaaccctatgaatgtagtGAATGCGGAAACGCCTTCTATGTCAAAGTACGCCTCATTGAACATCAGCGAATTCACACAGGAGAGAGACCCTTTGAATGTcaagaatgtgggaaagccttttgCCGGA
- the ZNF157 gene encoding zinc finger protein 157 isoform X1, with the protein MPANRKSPQRFPALVPGQSGRSFEGSVSFEDVAVDFTRQEWHRLDPAQRTMHKDVMLENYSNLASVGLCVAKPEMIFKLERGEELWILEEESSGHGYPGSLSMLCGNSSVGGNAVRHDNDLRHQKIQTLDQAVEYNGYEKVFYKKTDFVGHKRTHTGVKNFGCHECGKTYCRKSNLIEHLRIHTGERPYKCGECAKTFSARSYLIAHQKTHTGEKPFECNECRKSFGRKSQLILHQRTHTGERPYECTECGKTFSEKATLMIHQRTHTGEKPYECSECGKTFRVKISLTQHQRTHTGEKPYECGDCGKNFRAKKSLNQHQRIHTGEKPYKCDECGKFFRMKMTLNNHQRTHTGEKPYQCNECGKSFRVHSSLGIHQRIHTGEKPYECNKCGNAFYVKARLIEHQRMHSGEKPYECSECGKIFSMKKSLCQHQRTHTGEKPYECSECGNAFYVKVRLIEHQRIHTGERPFECQECGKAFCRKAHLTEHQRTHIGRPLPCTMEKASL; encoded by the exons GGATCTGTGTCATTTGAGGACGTGGCTGTGGATTTTACCCGACAGGAATGGCACAGACTGGACCCTGCTCAGAGGACCATGCACAAGGATGTGATGTTGGAGAACTACAGCAACCTGGCATCTGTGG GCCTCTGCGTGGCCAAACCAGAGATGATCTTCAAGTTGGAGCGAGGAGAAGAGCTGTGGATATTAGAGGAGGAATCCTCAGGCCATGGTTACCCAG gatcTCTCTCAATGCTGTGTGGCAACAGTTCTGTTGGGGGTAATGCCGTCAGGCATGATAATGACCTTCGGCATCAGAAGATTCAAACTTTGGATCAAGCTGTTGAATATAATGGATATGAGAAAGTCTTCTACAAGAAAACAGACTTTGTTGGACATAAAAGAACACACACAGGAGTAAAAAACTTTGGATGTCATGAATGTGGGAAAACTTACTGCAGGAAATCAAATCTTATTGAACATCTGAGAATACACACAGGGGAGAGACCTTATAAATGTGGTGAATGTGCAAAGACCTTTAGTGCAAGATCATACCTCATTGCTCATCAGAAAACTCACACAGGGGAGAAACCCTTTGAATGTAATGAATGTAGGAAATCTTTTGGCAGGAAGTCACAACTCATTCTACATCAGagaacacacacaggagagagaCCCTATGAATGTACTGAATGTGGGAAAACCTTTTCTGAGAAGGCAACCCTCATGATtcatcagagaactcacacaggagagaagccctatgaatgtaGTGAATGTGGAAAAACATTTCGAGTTAAGATATCCCTTACCCAACACCAGAGAACTCACACAGGGGAGAAACCATATGAATGTGGTGACTGTGGGAAAAACTTCCGTGCAAAGAAATCCCTAAATCAGCATCAAAGAATTCACACAGGtgagaaaccctataaatgtgaTGAATGTGGGAAATTCTTCAGAATGAAAATGACTCTCAATAAtcatcagagaactcacacaggTGAAAAACCCTATCAatgcaatgaatgtgggaaatctttcaGGGTACACTCATCTCTTGGGATACATCAGCgaattcacacaggagagaaaccttacGAATGTAATAAATGTGGTAATGCCTTTTATGTGAAAGCACGCCTGATAGAACATCAGAGAATGCATTccggagagaaaccctatgaatgtagtGAATGTGGAAAAATCTTCAGTATGAAGAAATCCCTTTGTCAACAccagagaactcacacaggagagaaaccctatgaatgtagtGAATGCGGAAACGCCTTCTATGTCAAAGTACGCCTCATTGAACATCAGCGAATTCACACAGGAGAGAGACCCTTTGAATGTcaagaatgtgggaaagccttttgCCGGA
- the ZNF157 gene encoding zinc finger protein 157 isoform X3, which translates to MKMHLPPPSEALSSDNLAHVLCHFPLTGLCVAKPEMIFKLERGEELWILEEESSGHGYPGSLSMLCGNSSVGGNAVRHDNDLRHQKIQTLDQAVEYNGYEKVFYKKTDFVGHKRTHTGVKNFGCHECGKTYCRKSNLIEHLRIHTGERPYKCGECAKTFSARSYLIAHQKTHTGEKPFECNECRKSFGRKSQLILHQRTHTGERPYECTECGKTFSEKATLMIHQRTHTGEKPYECSECGKTFRVKISLTQHQRTHTGEKPYECGDCGKNFRAKKSLNQHQRIHTGEKPYKCDECGKFFRMKMTLNNHQRTHTGEKPYQCNECGKSFRVHSSLGIHQRIHTGEKPYECNKCGNAFYVKARLIEHQRMHSGEKPYECSECGKIFSMKKSLCQHQRTHTGEKPYECSECGNAFYVKVRLIEHQRIHTGERPFECQECGKAFCRKAHLTEHQRTHIGRPLPCTMEKASL; encoded by the exons ATGAAGATGCACCTTCCTCCTCCATCAGAGGCCCTAAGCTCAGACAACTTGGCCCATGTCCTGTGCCATTTCCCATTAACAGGCCTCTGCGTGGCCAAACCAGAGATGATCTTCAAGTTGGAGCGAGGAGAAGAGCTGTGGATATTAGAGGAGGAATCCTCAGGCCATGGTTACCCAG gatcTCTCTCAATGCTGTGTGGCAACAGTTCTGTTGGGGGTAATGCCGTCAGGCATGATAATGACCTTCGGCATCAGAAGATTCAAACTTTGGATCAAGCTGTTGAATATAATGGATATGAGAAAGTCTTCTACAAGAAAACAGACTTTGTTGGACATAAAAGAACACACACAGGAGTAAAAAACTTTGGATGTCATGAATGTGGGAAAACTTACTGCAGGAAATCAAATCTTATTGAACATCTGAGAATACACACAGGGGAGAGACCTTATAAATGTGGTGAATGTGCAAAGACCTTTAGTGCAAGATCATACCTCATTGCTCATCAGAAAACTCACACAGGGGAGAAACCCTTTGAATGTAATGAATGTAGGAAATCTTTTGGCAGGAAGTCACAACTCATTCTACATCAGagaacacacacaggagagagaCCCTATGAATGTACTGAATGTGGGAAAACCTTTTCTGAGAAGGCAACCCTCATGATtcatcagagaactcacacaggagagaagccctatgaatgtaGTGAATGTGGAAAAACATTTCGAGTTAAGATATCCCTTACCCAACACCAGAGAACTCACACAGGGGAGAAACCATATGAATGTGGTGACTGTGGGAAAAACTTCCGTGCAAAGAAATCCCTAAATCAGCATCAAAGAATTCACACAGGtgagaaaccctataaatgtgaTGAATGTGGGAAATTCTTCAGAATGAAAATGACTCTCAATAAtcatcagagaactcacacaggTGAAAAACCCTATCAatgcaatgaatgtgggaaatctttcaGGGTACACTCATCTCTTGGGATACATCAGCgaattcacacaggagagaaaccttacGAATGTAATAAATGTGGTAATGCCTTTTATGTGAAAGCACGCCTGATAGAACATCAGAGAATGCATTccggagagaaaccctatgaatgtagtGAATGTGGAAAAATCTTCAGTATGAAGAAATCCCTTTGTCAACAccagagaactcacacaggagagaaaccctatgaatgtagtGAATGCGGAAACGCCTTCTATGTCAAAGTACGCCTCATTGAACATCAGCGAATTCACACAGGAGAGAGACCCTTTGAATGTcaagaatgtgggaaagccttttgCCGGA